In Bacillus sp. FJAT-45037, the following are encoded in one genomic region:
- the citZ gene encoding citrate synthase → MSTTRGLEGIVATTSSVSSIIESVLTYQGYDIDDLADNASFEEVIYLLWNGRLPKEQELRSFTEELAGHAEIPQAIIEQMKSYPINEVHPMAALRTAISSLALFDENADVMENDANRLKALKIQAQIPTIVTAFSRVREGKEPVAPRKDLGFAANFLYMLNGEEPDEVAVNAFNKALVLHADHELNASTFTARVCVATLSDVYSGITAAIGALKGPLHGGANEAVMSMLMDIDEVENVEPYIRKALDNKEKIMGFGHRVYKNGDPRAKHLREMSKQLTTITGESKWYEMSLKVEDMVTGEKGLLPNVDFYSASVYHSLGIKHDLFTPIFAVSRASGWLAHILEQYSDNRLIRPRAEYVGPGKQTFIPIGQR, encoded by the coding sequence GTGAGTACAACTCGTGGTTTAGAAGGTATTGTTGCAACGACATCAAGTGTTAGTTCGATTATTGAGAGTGTCTTAACCTACCAAGGGTACGATATTGACGATTTAGCGGATAATGCGAGCTTTGAAGAGGTTATCTATCTGCTTTGGAATGGTCGTCTGCCTAAAGAACAAGAATTACGTTCATTTACAGAGGAACTAGCAGGCCATGCTGAGATTCCACAAGCTATCATTGAGCAGATGAAATCATATCCAATCAATGAAGTTCATCCAATGGCTGCCCTACGTACAGCTATTTCAAGTCTCGCATTATTTGATGAAAATGCTGATGTGATGGAGAATGACGCCAATCGCCTAAAAGCATTAAAGATTCAGGCACAAATCCCAACAATTGTGACAGCGTTTTCTCGAGTTCGTGAGGGGAAAGAACCTGTTGCTCCACGTAAGGATTTAGGTTTTGCAGCAAACTTCCTTTATATGCTAAATGGTGAAGAGCCAGACGAGGTTGCTGTCAATGCATTTAATAAGGCACTTGTCCTACATGCAGACCACGAGTTGAATGCTTCAACGTTTACTGCACGTGTTTGTGTAGCGACTCTTTCTGATGTCTATTCAGGTATTACAGCTGCGATTGGCGCGTTAAAAGGACCTCTTCACGGTGGAGCGAATGAAGCCGTTATGTCGATGTTGATGGATATTGATGAGGTAGAGAATGTAGAACCTTATATCCGTAAAGCTCTAGATAACAAAGAGAAAATTATGGGCTTTGGTCACCGTGTGTATAAGAATGGTGACCCACGTGCGAAGCACTTACGTGAAATGTCTAAACAGCTGACAACCATCACTGGCGAATCAAAATGGTATGAAATGTCATTAAAGGTTGAAGATATGGTTACAGGCGAAAAAGGTTTATTGCCGAATGTTGATTTTTATTCTGCTAGTGTTTACCATAGTCTTGGGATCAAACATGACTTGTTCACGCCGATCTTTGCAGTGAGCCGTGCATCAGGGTGGTTAGCTCATATCCTTGAGCAGTATAGCGACAACCGACTAATTCGTCCACGTGCAGAGTATGTGGGACCAGGAAAACAAACGTTTATTCCGATTGGCCAACGCTAA